The following proteins are encoded in a genomic region of Chaetodon auriga isolate fChaAug3 chromosome 8, fChaAug3.hap1, whole genome shotgun sequence:
- the tpi1b gene encoding triosephosphate isomerase B — protein sequence MSRKFFVGGNWKMNGDKKSLGELIQTMNGAKVDPNVEVVCGAPSIYLDFARSKLDAKFGVAAQNCYKVPKGAFTGEISPAMIKDCGVNWVILGHSERRHVFGESDELIGQKTAHALETGLGVIACIGEKLDEREGGITEKVVFAQTKVIADNVKDWSKVVLAYEPVWAIGTGKTASPQQAQEVHEKLREWLKTNVSEAVANSVRIIYGGSVTGPTCKELAAQKDVDGFLVGGASLKPEFIDIINAKA from the exons ATGTCCAGGAAATTCTTCGTTGGTGGAAACTGGAAGATGAACGGCGACAAGAAAAGCCTCGGGGAGCTCATCCAGACCATGAACGGAGCCAAGGTGGACCCCAATGTCG AGGTGGTGTGCGGTGCTCCTTCAATCTACCTGGACTTTGCCAGGTCCAAGCTGGACGCCAAGTTTGGCGTGGCTGCTCAGAACTGTTACAAAGTTCCCAAGGGTGCCTTCACTGGGGAGATCAG ccctgcGATGATCAAGGACTGTGGTGTGAACTGGGTGATCCTGGGACACTCTGAGAGGCGCCACGTCTTCGGAGAGAGTGATGAG cTCATCGGTCAGAAGACCGCCCACGCTCTGGAGACTGGTCTGGGTGTCATCGCCTGCATCGGCGAGAAACTGGACGAGAGGGAGGGCGGCATCACCGAGAAGGTCGTCTTTGCTCAGACCAAGGTCATCGCAG ATAATGTAAAGGACTGGAGCAAGGTCGTGCTTGCTTATGAGCCTGTGTGGGCCATTGGCACCGGCAAGACCGCCTCCCCGCAGCAG GCTCAGGAAGTCCATGAGAAACTGAGGGAGTGGCTGAAGACCAACGTGTCAGAGGCTGTGGCCAACTCTGTGAGGATCATCTATGGAG GCTCTGTGACTGGCCCCACCTGCAAGGAGCTCGCCGCCCAGAAGGACGTCGACGGTTTCCTCGTGGGCGGAGCCTCCCTCAAGCCCGAGTTCATCGACATCATCAACGCCAAGGCATAA
- the lpcat3 gene encoding lysophospholipid acyltransferase 5 isoform X2: protein MAAPLLESLSESLGSPEPAVRLILSILIGYPCALVYRRFLFYQPATVVHLFHAFSGLALAVFNFGAQIYHSAVCILVQFLMLRLMGRTVTTVLSSFTFQMLYLLAGYYYTATGEYDIKWTMPHCVLTLKLVGLSFDYYDGGKEPSLLSAEQRKAALSSVPSLLEVCGFSYFYGGFLVGPQFTMRTYQRLVARELTDCPGQPPNSIIPAMKRFALGFLCLVTYATFSPYFPDSYYLTDEYEAQPFWYRCVFILLWAKISLYKYVSCWLIAEGVCILAGLGYNGVVDGKHQWDACANMKVWLFETTPLFGGTISSFNINTNAWAARNVFKRLKFLGNKTLSHIATLLFLTIWHGLHSGYILCFSMEFFIITVERQALALVKDSPSLTKLANSALYPLIYVVQQFIHWLFMGYPLVPFCLFTYDKWLKVYSSVYFCGHVFFLVAFLIMPYLRKVLVPKKERSQMKQD from the exons ATGGCGGCTCCCTTGCTGGAGAGTCTGTCGGAGTCCTTAGGTTCCCCGGAGCCAGCGGTTCGACTCATTTTGTCTATTTTAATAG GGTATCCCTGTGCTCTGGTGTACCGGCGCTTCTTGTTCTACCAGCCTGCCACGGTTGTGCACTTGTTCCACGCCTTCTCTGGACTGGCTCTAGCAGTGTTCAACTTTG GCGCTCAGATCTATCACTCCGCAGTATGCATCCTTGTCCAGTTCCTGatgctgaggctcatgggaagGACGGTGACAACTGTCCTGAGCAGCTTTACCTTTCAAATG TTATACCTGCTGGCAGGGTATTACTATACAGCGACAGGGGAGTATGACATCAAATGGACGATGCCTCATTGCGTCCTTACACTCAAACTTGTTG GTTTGTCATTTGATTACTATGACGGCGGGAAGGAACCA TCTCTGCTGAGTGCAGAACAGAGGAAAGCAGCCCTGTCATCTGTGCCCTCTCTGCTCGAAGTGTGCGGCTTTTCCTACTTCTATGGAGGCTTCCTGGTGGGGCCCCAGTTTACGATGCGCACCTACCAGAGGCTGGTGGCAAGGGAGCTCACCGACTGccctggacagcctccaaacaG TATTATACCAGCTATGAAGAGGTTCGCTCTAGGTTTTCTCTGCCTGGTGACATATGCAACATTTAGCCCCTATTTCCCAGACAGCTACTACTTAACAGATGAGTATGAG GCTCAGCCCTTCTGGTATCGCTGCGTGTTTATTCTGCTTTGGGCTAAAATCAGTTTGTATAAATACGTCAGCTGCTGGCTTATAGCG GAGGGTGTATGTATATTAGCTGGACTAGGCTACAATGGCGTAGTAGATGGAAAGCACCAGTGGGACGCTTGTGCCAATATGAAGGTGTGGCTCTTTGAAACCACGCCGCTTTTTGGAGGAACCATTTCCTctttcaacatcaacacaaacgCTTGGGCTGCCAG aaatgtctTCAAGCGGTTGAAGTTCCTGGGCAACAAGACCCTGTCTCACATAGCCACACTCCTCTTTCTGACCATTTGGCACGGCCTTCACTCCGGATACATCCTGTGCTTCTCCATGGAGTTCTTCATCATCACCGTGGAGAGACAG gccCTGGCACTAGTGAAGGACAGTCCCTCGCTGACGAAGCTGGCCAACAGCGCGCTCTACCCTCTCATCTATGTAGTCCAGCAGTTTATCCACTGGCTCTTCATGGGCTACCCCTTAGTGCCATTCTGCCTCTTCACCTATGACAAATGGCTCAAG GTGTATTCGTCCGTCTATTTCTGTGGACACGTATTCTTCCTCGTAGCCTTTTTAATCATGCCATACCTCCGTAAGGTGCTGGTGCCTAAGAAAGAACGGAGCCAGATGAAGCAGGATTAA
- the lpcat3 gene encoding lysophospholipid acyltransferase 5 isoform X1: MAAPLLESLSESLGSPEPAVRLILSILIGYPCALVYRRFLFYQPATVVHLFHAFSGLALAVFNFAGAQIYHSAVCILVQFLMLRLMGRTVTTVLSSFTFQMLYLLAGYYYTATGEYDIKWTMPHCVLTLKLVGLSFDYYDGGKEPSLLSAEQRKAALSSVPSLLEVCGFSYFYGGFLVGPQFTMRTYQRLVARELTDCPGQPPNSIIPAMKRFALGFLCLVTYATFSPYFPDSYYLTDEYEAQPFWYRCVFILLWAKISLYKYVSCWLIAEGVCILAGLGYNGVVDGKHQWDACANMKVWLFETTPLFGGTISSFNINTNAWAARNVFKRLKFLGNKTLSHIATLLFLTIWHGLHSGYILCFSMEFFIITVERQALALVKDSPSLTKLANSALYPLIYVVQQFIHWLFMGYPLVPFCLFTYDKWLKVYSSVYFCGHVFFLVAFLIMPYLRKVLVPKKERSQMKQD, encoded by the exons ATGGCGGCTCCCTTGCTGGAGAGTCTGTCGGAGTCCTTAGGTTCCCCGGAGCCAGCGGTTCGACTCATTTTGTCTATTTTAATAG GGTATCCCTGTGCTCTGGTGTACCGGCGCTTCTTGTTCTACCAGCCTGCCACGGTTGTGCACTTGTTCCACGCCTTCTCTGGACTGGCTCTAGCAGTGTTCAACTTTG cAGGCGCTCAGATCTATCACTCCGCAGTATGCATCCTTGTCCAGTTCCTGatgctgaggctcatgggaagGACGGTGACAACTGTCCTGAGCAGCTTTACCTTTCAAATG TTATACCTGCTGGCAGGGTATTACTATACAGCGACAGGGGAGTATGACATCAAATGGACGATGCCTCATTGCGTCCTTACACTCAAACTTGTTG GTTTGTCATTTGATTACTATGACGGCGGGAAGGAACCA TCTCTGCTGAGTGCAGAACAGAGGAAAGCAGCCCTGTCATCTGTGCCCTCTCTGCTCGAAGTGTGCGGCTTTTCCTACTTCTATGGAGGCTTCCTGGTGGGGCCCCAGTTTACGATGCGCACCTACCAGAGGCTGGTGGCAAGGGAGCTCACCGACTGccctggacagcctccaaacaG TATTATACCAGCTATGAAGAGGTTCGCTCTAGGTTTTCTCTGCCTGGTGACATATGCAACATTTAGCCCCTATTTCCCAGACAGCTACTACTTAACAGATGAGTATGAG GCTCAGCCCTTCTGGTATCGCTGCGTGTTTATTCTGCTTTGGGCTAAAATCAGTTTGTATAAATACGTCAGCTGCTGGCTTATAGCG GAGGGTGTATGTATATTAGCTGGACTAGGCTACAATGGCGTAGTAGATGGAAAGCACCAGTGGGACGCTTGTGCCAATATGAAGGTGTGGCTCTTTGAAACCACGCCGCTTTTTGGAGGAACCATTTCCTctttcaacatcaacacaaacgCTTGGGCTGCCAG aaatgtctTCAAGCGGTTGAAGTTCCTGGGCAACAAGACCCTGTCTCACATAGCCACACTCCTCTTTCTGACCATTTGGCACGGCCTTCACTCCGGATACATCCTGTGCTTCTCCATGGAGTTCTTCATCATCACCGTGGAGAGACAG gccCTGGCACTAGTGAAGGACAGTCCCTCGCTGACGAAGCTGGCCAACAGCGCGCTCTACCCTCTCATCTATGTAGTCCAGCAGTTTATCCACTGGCTCTTCATGGGCTACCCCTTAGTGCCATTCTGCCTCTTCACCTATGACAAATGGCTCAAG GTGTATTCGTCCGTCTATTTCTGTGGACACGTATTCTTCCTCGTAGCCTTTTTAATCATGCCATACCTCCGTAAGGTGCTGGTGCCTAAGAAAGAACGGAGCCAGATGAAGCAGGATTAA